In the Solanum pennellii chromosome 5, SPENNV200 genome, one interval contains:
- the LOC107020913 gene encoding pentatricopeptide repeat-containing protein At2g30100, chloroplastic: MATVNEIVSFTYLGLSKAVSPKRCRLGIPQTWLKWRSSWVLDGVGCSSRNPSFVNPRRNGFKLFNSVELGSFVTSDGEEKNEMSDCFFEAIEELERMTREPSDVLEEMNERLSDRELQLVLVYFAQEGRDSWCALEVFEWLRKENRVDKETMELMVSIMCGWVQKLIGSKSEAGDVVDLLVDMDCVGLNPSFSMVEKVISLYWDAGEREGAVSFVKEVLRRKIAYSDGNVDGHKAGPAGYLAWKMMEEGNYKDAVKLVIDIRDSGLKPELYSYLIAMTAVVKELNEFGKALRKLKGFARTGLVAELDLENLRLIEEYQADLLAEGVQLSDWLIQEGGPSLFGVVHERLLAMYVCAGRGIEAERHLWQMKISGKEVSGDLHDIVLAICASQKELGPISRLLTGMEASSSLQKKKTLSWLLRGYIKGGHLENAAETVIKMLDLGLYPDFLDRAAVLQRLRRRIQQSGNLETYLNLCKHLSDASLIGPCLVYLYIKKYRLWIIRTL, encoded by the exons atggcTACTGTTAACGAAATTGTAAGTTTTACCTATTTGGGGTTAAGTAAAGCTGTTTCTCCTAAACGATGTCGTTTGGGTATCCCTCAAACTTGGTTGAAATGGAGGAGTAGCTGGGTTTTGGATGGGGTGGGTTGTAGTAGTCGAAACCCTAGTTTTGTTAATCCGAGGAGGAATGGGTTTAAGTTGTTTAATTCGGTCGAATTGGGTAGTTTTGTGACGAGTGATGGTGAGGAGAAGAATGAGATGAGTGATTGTTTTTTCGAGGCGATTGAGGAATTAGAAAGAATGACGAGAGAGCCATCAGATGTACTTGAGGAAATGAATGAGAGGTTATCTGATAGAGAATTGCAGTTGGTGTTGGTGTATTTTGCGCAGGAAGGGAGGGATTCGTGGTGTGCGTTGGAGGTGTTTGAGTGGTTAAGGAAAGAGAATAGAGTCGATAAGGAGACGATGGAGCTTATGGTTTCGATAATGTGTGGATGGGTGCAGAAGTTGATTGGGTCTAAGAGTGAAGCTGGGGATGTAGTGGACTTGTTGGTTGATATGGACTGTGTTGGATTGAACCCGAGTTTTAGTATGGTTGAAAAGGTTATATCTTTGTATTGGGACGCAGGTGAGAGGGAGGGAGCTGTGTCGTTCGTGAAGGAGGTGTTGAGGAGGAAGATTGCTTACTCAGATGGTAATGTAGATGGGCATAAGGCAGGTCCTGCTGGTTATCTTGCTTGGAAGATGATG GAGGAGGGTAATTACAAGGATGCAGTCAAACTAGTTATTGACATTCGGGATTCTGGGTTGAAGCCGGAGTTATACAGCTATTTAATTGCAATGACAGCTGTGGTAAAAGAGCTGAATGAATTTGGGAAAGCTCTACGCAAATTAAAAGGTTTTGCCAGAACTGGTCTTGTTGCTGAGCTTGATTTAGAAAATCTTAGGCTTATTGAAGAATATCAAGCAGATCTGTTGGCTGAGGGTGTACAGTTGTCCGATTGGTTGATTCAAGAGGGTGGCCCTTCTCTTTTCGGGGTGGTTCATGAGAGGCTTCTTGCTATGTATGTCTGTGCTGGCCGTGGAATAGAAGCTGAGAGACATTTGTGGCAAATGAAGATATCTGGCAAGGAAGTCAGCGGAGATCTTCATGACATTGTCTTAGCAATATGTGCTTCCCAAAAGGAGCTAGGCCCCATCTCAAGGCTGCTTACCGGGATGGAGGCTTCAAGCTCGTTacagaaaaagaaaacattgtCATGGCTCTTAAGAGGTTACATTAAAGGCGGACACTTAGAGAATGCTGCAGAAACAGTAATTAAGATGCTCGACTTGGGTTTATATCCTGATTTTCTGGACCGAGCAGCTGTGCTGCAGAGACTAAGAAGACGAATTCAACAATCTGGTAACTTGGAAACATACCTTAACCTTTGCAAACACCTTTCAGATGCGAGTCTGATTGGTCCGTGTCTTGTATATCtgtatataaagaaatataGACTCTGGATAATAAGGACTCTTTGA
- the LOC107018830 gene encoding ubiquinone biosynthesis protein COQ4 homolog, mitochondrial isoform X1 gives MLVGFEVDVIALRKNWVVMIRGSGFRLKGWQQAAVAVGSAVGALLDPRRADLIAALGETTGKPAFDRVLERMKRSPEGREILLERPRVISTSVGHAWDLPDNTFGAAYARFMGSRNFSPDDRPPVRFMETEELAYVAMRAREVHDFWHTLFDLPTNLIGETALKVIEFEQMLLPMCLMSVLGGTARFSDKQRSLFYQHYFPWALKAGARSTDLMCVYYEKHFHEDLEDVRRKWGIIPAPPPPRPNATIVVPL, from the exons atGTTGGTGGGTTTTGAAGTTGATGTAATTGCTTTGAGGAAA aaTTGGGTTGTCATGATACGAGGTAGTGGTTTTAGGTTGAAAGGGTGGCAGCAGGCTGCTGTTGCAGTTGGTTCTGCAGTTGGTGCATTGTTAGATCCTCGAAGAGCAGATCTTATTGCTGCTTTGGGCGAGACGACGGGGAAACCAGCTTTTGATAGGGTTCTTGAAAGGATGAAGAGGAGTCCTGAAGGCAGA GAAATACTGTTGGAGCGACCTCGTGTGATCTCTACAAGTGTGGGGCATGCATGGGACCTGCCTGACAACACTTTTGGTGCTGCATACGCAAGGTTTATGGGATCTAGGAACTTTTCACCAGATGATCGCCCACCAGTGCGATTCATGGAAACTGAAGAGTTAGCATATGTGGCTATGCGTGCTCGTGAGGTGCATGATTTTTGGCACACCCTTTTTGACCTTCCAACAAACCTGATCGGAGAAACAGCACTAAAAGTGATAGAGTTTGAACAGATGCTACTCCCCATGTGTTTGATGTCTGTGCTAGGGGGTACAGCAAGGTTTAGTGACAAGCAAAGGAGCTTGTTTTACCAGCATTACTTCCCATGGGCGCTTAAGGCTGGAGCTCGTAGCACAGATCTTATGTGTGTTTACTATGAAAAACATTTCCATGAGGATTTGGAAGATGTTCGTCGTAAATGGGGAATAATTCCAGCTCCACCTCCTCCAAGACCAAATGCAACAATCGTTGTACCTCTTTGA
- the LOC107018830 gene encoding ubiquinone biosynthesis protein COQ4 homolog, mitochondrial isoform X2, with protein MIRGSGFRLKGWQQAAVAVGSAVGALLDPRRADLIAALGETTGKPAFDRVLERMKRSPEGREILLERPRVISTSVGHAWDLPDNTFGAAYARFMGSRNFSPDDRPPVRFMETEELAYVAMRAREVHDFWHTLFDLPTNLIGETALKVIEFEQMLLPMCLMSVLGGTARFSDKQRSLFYQHYFPWALKAGARSTDLMCVYYEKHFHEDLEDVRRKWGIIPAPPPPRPNATIVVPL; from the exons ATGATACGAGGTAGTGGTTTTAGGTTGAAAGGGTGGCAGCAGGCTGCTGTTGCAGTTGGTTCTGCAGTTGGTGCATTGTTAGATCCTCGAAGAGCAGATCTTATTGCTGCTTTGGGCGAGACGACGGGGAAACCAGCTTTTGATAGGGTTCTTGAAAGGATGAAGAGGAGTCCTGAAGGCAGA GAAATACTGTTGGAGCGACCTCGTGTGATCTCTACAAGTGTGGGGCATGCATGGGACCTGCCTGACAACACTTTTGGTGCTGCATACGCAAGGTTTATGGGATCTAGGAACTTTTCACCAGATGATCGCCCACCAGTGCGATTCATGGAAACTGAAGAGTTAGCATATGTGGCTATGCGTGCTCGTGAGGTGCATGATTTTTGGCACACCCTTTTTGACCTTCCAACAAACCTGATCGGAGAAACAGCACTAAAAGTGATAGAGTTTGAACAGATGCTACTCCCCATGTGTTTGATGTCTGTGCTAGGGGGTACAGCAAGGTTTAGTGACAAGCAAAGGAGCTTGTTTTACCAGCATTACTTCCCATGGGCGCTTAAGGCTGGAGCTCGTAGCACAGATCTTATGTGTGTTTACTATGAAAAACATTTCCATGAGGATTTGGAAGATGTTCGTCGTAAATGGGGAATAATTCCAGCTCCACCTCCTCCAAGACCAAATGCAACAATCGTTGTACCTCTTTGA
- the LOC107020799 gene encoding protein SPIRAL1-like 1, protein MGRGVSYGGGQSSLGYLFGNGEAPKPTTGNAPAVQSEGQAINKEPASKPTVSATVDATKQIPAGIQSTASRNHFGGDGQNTGNFITDRPSTKVHAAPGGGSSLGYLFGGGSN, encoded by the exons ATGGGTCGTGGAGTCAGCTATGGAGGAGGGCAAAGTTCACTGGGATACTTATTTGGAAACGGTGAGGCGCCAAAACCAACCACGGGAAATGCCCCAGCTGTTCAAAGTGAAGGGCAGGCAATAAATAAGGAGCCAGCTTCAAAGCCTACCGTTTCTGCTACAGTTGATGCTACTAAGCAGATTCCTGCTGGTATTCAGAGCACTGCTTCAAGAAACCATTTTGGGGGAGATGGTCAAAACACAGGCAACTTTATCACG GACCGGCCATCTACCAAAGTCCATGCTGCTCCTGGAGGTGGATCTTCTTTAGGTTATCTCTTCGGCGGTGGCAGCAACTAA